A genomic segment from Acidimicrobiales bacterium encodes:
- a CDS encoding C4-type zinc ribbon domain-containing protein, whose protein sequence is MAGDAPTPPAPDEPAPAGAAPGEEALGVLLALQDEDTRLDQLRHRRATLAERAELEALEARASELAAQRDATGAERERLLARQDELEARVRELEGRMRALDEKLSSGAGASFRDQEAMAAELASLSRQRDALEDEELEVMEAIEPLEAALAQLGADEADLTGRAGDVRRRLADAEAVIDGELAALVARRDALARALPRELAAEYERLRARLGGVGAARVVHGSCSGCHLRLSATQLDEIRRAPAGVPARCEQCGRILVA, encoded by the coding sequence GTGGCCGGCGACGCGCCGACACCACCGGCCCCGGACGAGCCCGCCCCGGCGGGCGCGGCGCCCGGCGAGGAGGCGCTCGGCGTCCTGCTCGCCCTCCAGGACGAGGACACGCGCCTCGACCAGCTCCGCCACCGCCGCGCCACGCTCGCCGAGCGCGCCGAGCTCGAGGCGCTCGAGGCGCGCGCCAGCGAGCTCGCCGCGCAGCGCGACGCGACGGGTGCCGAGCGCGAGCGGCTGCTCGCCCGCCAGGACGAGCTCGAGGCGAGGGTGCGCGAGCTCGAGGGGCGGATGCGCGCCCTCGACGAGAAGCTCTCGAGCGGGGCGGGCGCCTCCTTCCGGGACCAGGAGGCGATGGCGGCCGAGCTCGCCTCGCTCTCGCGCCAGCGCGACGCGCTCGAGGACGAGGAGCTCGAGGTGATGGAGGCGATCGAGCCGCTCGAGGCTGCCCTCGCGCAGCTCGGAGCCGACGAGGCCGACCTCACCGGACGGGCCGGCGACGTGCGCCGCCGGCTCGCCGACGCGGAGGCCGTGATCGACGGCGAGCTCGCCGCGCTCGTGGCGCGCCGCGACGCGCTCGCGCGCGCGCTGCCGCGCGAGCTCGCTGCGGAGTACGAACGGCTGCGGGCTCGCCTCGGGGGCGTCGGCGCGGCCCGCGTCGTGCACGGCTCGTGCTCGGGGTGCCACCTCCGGCTCTCGGCGACCCAGCTCGACGAGATCCGGCGCGCGCCGGCGGGCGTGCCCGCGCGCTGCGAGCAGTGCGGGCGCATCCTCGTCGCCTGA
- a CDS encoding inositol monophosphatase family protein, whose amino-acid sequence MGDDRLLAVLGEAAAACRQALDDVDDWGLPGARPGQYRADLVADAAAVPVLLGAGLGVLSEESGLHAPERELLAVLDPLDGSTNAARGIARYATSVCVLDAEGPRAALVVDQASGRRYEAVRGDGAARDGRPVRPSAATALGEAILGLSGHAPRHLGWSQYRALGAIALDLCAVADGTLDGFVDAGADGHGPWDYLGASLVCAEAGALVVDARGRDLVVRSPATRRSPVAAATADLLGEVREALGATAHPGGR is encoded by the coding sequence GTGGGAGACGACCGCCTGCTCGCCGTGCTCGGCGAGGCGGCGGCCGCCTGCCGCCAGGCGCTCGACGACGTCGACGACTGGGGCCTCCCGGGAGCGCGCCCGGGCCAGTACCGGGCCGACCTCGTCGCGGACGCCGCCGCCGTCCCCGTCCTGCTCGGCGCCGGGCTCGGGGTCCTCAGCGAGGAGAGCGGCCTCCACGCTCCCGAGCGCGAGCTGCTCGCCGTGCTCGACCCGCTCGACGGCTCGACGAACGCGGCACGCGGCATCGCGCGCTACGCGACGAGCGTGTGCGTCCTCGACGCCGAGGGGCCGCGCGCCGCCCTCGTCGTCGACCAGGCGAGCGGGAGACGCTACGAGGCCGTGCGCGGCGACGGTGCGGCGCGCGACGGCCGACCGGTGCGGCCCTCGGCCGCGACGGCGCTCGGGGAGGCAATCCTCGGGCTCTCGGGGCACGCGCCGCGCCACCTCGGCTGGAGCCAGTACCGCGCGCTCGGGGCCATCGCCCTCGACCTGTGCGCCGTCGCCGACGGCACGCTCGACGGCTTCGTCGACGCGGGCGCCGATGGGCACGGCCCGTGGGACTACCTCGGCGCCTCGCTCGTGTGCGCCGAGGCGGGTGCGCTCGTCGTGGACGCGCGGGGGCGGGACCTCGTCGTGCGCAGCCCGGCGACGCGCCGGTCGCCCGTCGCGGCGGCGACGGCCGACCTGCTCGGCGAGGTGCGCGAGGCGCTGGGGGCGACCGCCCATCCGGGGGGGCGCTAG
- a CDS encoding ROK family protein, translating into MALTGGASPPEEQPAPAEARGPFTLAVDVGGTGIKASVLDALDRMVAERVRVPTPYPLSPERFVEVLVRLARPLPAFDRVAVGFPGVVRRGRIVTAPHFVTAAGPGSRVLPDLEAAWSGFDAAGAIARALGREVRIANDADLQGLGVVAGEGLEFVVTLGTGVGTALFLDGRLAPHLELAHHPFRKGQTYNEQLGDATLRRIGPKRWRRRVRRALENFRVLVNFDRCYVGGGNARLLRDELALPYVVVDNVAGITGGIRLFETDAV; encoded by the coding sequence GTGGCGCTGACCGGCGGGGCGTCGCCGCCCGAGGAGCAGCCGGCTCCCGCCGAGGCGCGCGGCCCGTTCACCCTCGCCGTCGACGTCGGGGGGACCGGCATCAAGGCGTCGGTGCTCGACGCCCTCGACCGCATGGTCGCCGAGCGGGTGCGCGTGCCCACGCCCTACCCGCTCTCGCCCGAGCGCTTCGTGGAGGTGCTCGTCCGCCTCGCGCGCCCGCTCCCTGCCTTCGACCGGGTCGCCGTCGGCTTCCCCGGCGTCGTCCGGCGCGGCCGGATCGTCACCGCCCCGCACTTCGTGACTGCGGCAGGTCCGGGCAGCCGCGTGCTGCCCGACCTCGAGGCGGCGTGGTCGGGCTTCGACGCCGCGGGGGCGATCGCTCGCGCGCTCGGCCGCGAGGTCCGCATCGCCAACGACGCCGACCTGCAGGGGCTCGGCGTCGTCGCCGGCGAGGGCCTCGAGTTCGTGGTCACCCTCGGCACAGGGGTGGGCACCGCGCTCTTCCTCGACGGCCGTCTCGCTCCGCACCTCGAGCTCGCCCACCACCCCTTCCGCAAGGGGCAGACCTACAACGAGCAGCTCGGCGACGCCACGCTGCGCCGCATCGGCCCGAAGCGCTGGCGCCGGCGGGTGCGGCGAGCCCTGGAGAACTTCCGGGTTCTCGTCAACTTCGACCGCTGCTACGTCGGCGGCGGGAACGCCCGGCTGCTGCGGGACGAGCTCGCGCTCCCCTACGTGGTCGTCGACAACGTCGCCGGCATCACCGGCGGCATCCGGCTCTTCGAGACCGACGCCGTCTGA